One genomic segment of Intestinimonas butyriciproducens includes these proteins:
- a CDS encoding DHHW family protein, with protein MVKPHTNLGALLFLGALAAGALLLVTGLADTSPARKGVRLPQRSGASFVAHARMGDGWGGPSQKGRAREAARTPLEERIQSFIGSAEATANSALEQDHFFIQLYGEVQKLSGRTVVEDADPRYSVVKLTDGTLTFVNDQALDVSGHGRSVARLSRALEKRDIPLLYVQAPQKLQSGDPRLPDGVSDYGNDYADQILAVLEEQGVAALDLRETLAACGRDWSSLFFRTDHHWTPEAGFLACQTIAETLRRDYGFTIPGKYTDERFFTRTFYSDYFLGSQGKRVGSLYAGVDDIELWVPTFHTNFTYSIPIYDMERTGPFEESLLFPERVEERDYFGGNPYTLYAGGDYPMGRIYNEVHPEGKRILLLRDSYACALTPFLALSCGELITIDLRYFHDDLLSYVDWLEPDVVLVMYTAGSLALDPLFDFFPAGDFCLDTYQSAPPIAQKPEL; from the coding sequence TTGGTCAAACCGCATACCAATCTGGGTGCCCTGCTCTTTCTGGGTGCACTGGCGGCGGGCGCGCTCCTGCTGGTCACCGGGCTTGCCGACACGTCCCCGGCCCGCAAGGGTGTGCGCCTCCCCCAGCGCAGCGGAGCCTCCTTTGTCGCCCATGCCCGCATGGGCGACGGCTGGGGCGGCCCCAGCCAGAAGGGCAGGGCCCGGGAGGCGGCGCGGACACCTCTGGAAGAACGAATACAGTCGTTCATCGGCTCCGCCGAGGCCACGGCCAACAGCGCCCTGGAACAGGACCACTTCTTTATCCAGCTCTACGGCGAGGTCCAGAAGCTCTCCGGCCGGACCGTGGTGGAGGACGCCGACCCCCGTTACTCGGTGGTAAAGCTCACCGACGGCACCCTCACTTTCGTAAACGACCAGGCGCTGGACGTCTCCGGACATGGCCGGTCCGTGGCCCGTCTCTCCCGCGCCCTGGAGAAGCGGGATATCCCCCTTCTCTATGTCCAGGCCCCACAGAAGCTCCAGAGCGGCGACCCCCGCCTGCCGGATGGAGTGTCGGACTACGGCAACGACTATGCCGACCAGATCCTCGCCGTGCTGGAGGAACAGGGCGTGGCGGCGCTGGACCTGCGGGAGACCCTGGCCGCCTGCGGCCGGGACTGGTCTTCCCTCTTTTTCCGCACCGACCACCACTGGACCCCGGAGGCCGGCTTTCTCGCCTGCCAGACCATCGCGGAGACCCTGCGCCGGGATTACGGCTTCACGATCCCCGGGAAATACACCGATGAGCGCTTTTTCACCCGTACCTTTTATTCGGACTACTTCCTGGGCAGCCAGGGCAAACGGGTGGGCTCCCTCTACGCCGGAGTGGACGACATAGAGCTCTGGGTCCCCACCTTTCATACCAATTTCACCTATTCCATCCCCATCTATGATATGGAGCGCACCGGCCCCTTTGAGGAATCCCTCCTCTTCCCGGAGCGGGTGGAGGAGCGGGACTATTTCGGAGGCAATCCATATACCCTTTACGCCGGTGGGGATTACCCCATGGGGCGCATCTACAACGAGGTACATCCGGAAGGAAAACGCATCCTTCTGCTGCGGGACTCCTATGCCTGCGCCCTCACCCCCTTCCTGGCCCTGAGCTGCGGAGAGCTCATCACCATAGACCTGCGGTACTTCCATGACGACCTGCTCTCCTACGTGGACTGGCTGGAGCCGGACGTGGTGCTGGTGATGTACACCGCGGGCAGCCTGGCCCTGGACCCCCTCTTCGATTTCTTCCCCGCGGGCGACTTCTGTCTGGACACCTATCAAAGTGCGCCGCCCATCGCCCAAAAACCGGAACTGTGA
- a CDS encoding MBOAT family O-acyltransferase → MLFSSSIFLFAFLPAVLLGYYVVFRGMRRAQNLLLLAASLFFYAWGEPWFVLVMMGSILANYCFGLWVHAWRRRGRRPALPVTAAVVCNLGLLFVFKYLTFTLENLNLAGLNTPVPVIGLPIGISFFTFQALSYVLDVAMGTAQVQRNPLRLGLYISLFPQLIAGPIVKYSTVADEIEGRRETWADFSSGCCRFIVGLGKKVLLSNQLAGVADAAWDTPGGELSAALAWLGALCYTLQIYYDFSGYSDMAIGLGQLFGFHFLENFNYPYFSRSVTEFWRRWHISLSTWFRDYVYIPLGGSRRGPWRTYRNLFVVWLLTGVWHGANWTFLCWGLFYFLLLCLEKLGASGRPIPAPAGWAWTFLMVNFGWVLFRAPSLPAALDYLGAMFSPGRVTGLQACYYWEQYFLVILLSVFFSFPVGRWLTEKVEVYLGRYAPHVFPLWDMVYGASLLLLFLASSAFLVKGTYNPFIYFNF, encoded by the coding sequence ATGCTCTTCTCCAGCTCCATCTTTCTCTTCGCCTTTCTCCCGGCGGTGCTCCTGGGCTACTATGTGGTCTTTCGGGGCATGCGCCGGGCACAAAACCTACTCCTGCTGGCGGCCTCCCTCTTCTTCTACGCCTGGGGGGAGCCCTGGTTTGTGCTGGTCATGATGGGTTCCATCCTGGCAAACTACTGCTTCGGCCTCTGGGTGCATGCCTGGAGGCGGCGGGGCAGGCGGCCCGCGCTGCCTGTGACCGCCGCCGTGGTATGCAACCTGGGGCTCCTTTTTGTGTTCAAATACCTCACCTTTACCCTGGAAAACCTGAACCTGGCGGGGCTCAACACCCCTGTTCCGGTGATCGGCCTGCCCATCGGCATCTCCTTCTTCACCTTCCAGGCCCTGAGCTATGTCCTTGACGTGGCCATGGGGACGGCACAGGTTCAGCGCAACCCCCTCCGGCTGGGCCTCTACATCTCCCTCTTTCCCCAGCTCATCGCCGGGCCCATCGTCAAGTACTCCACCGTAGCCGACGAGATCGAGGGCCGCCGGGAGACCTGGGCGGACTTCTCCTCCGGCTGCTGCCGCTTCATTGTGGGCCTGGGGAAAAAGGTGCTCCTCTCCAACCAATTGGCCGGGGTGGCCGACGCCGCCTGGGACACGCCGGGCGGGGAGCTCTCCGCCGCCCTTGCCTGGCTGGGGGCCCTGTGCTATACCCTGCAGATCTACTATGACTTCTCCGGCTACTCCGATATGGCCATCGGTCTGGGCCAGTTGTTTGGTTTCCACTTTTTAGAGAACTTTAACTATCCCTATTTCTCCCGTTCGGTGACGGAGTTCTGGCGGCGGTGGCACATCTCCCTGTCCACCTGGTTTCGGGACTATGTGTACATCCCTCTGGGCGGAAGCCGGAGAGGTCCGTGGCGGACCTACCGGAATCTCTTCGTTGTGTGGCTGCTCACCGGCGTATGGCACGGGGCCAACTGGACGTTTCTTTGCTGGGGCCTCTTCTATTTCCTGCTGCTGTGCCTGGAAAAGCTGGGGGCCTCCGGCCGCCCTATCCCCGCCCCCGCAGGCTGGGCCTGGACCTTCCTCATGGTCAACTTCGGCTGGGTTCTCTTCCGGGCCCCCTCTCTCCCCGCCGCCCTGGACTATCTGGGCGCCATGTTCTCCCCGGGCCGCGTCACCGGTCTCCAGGCTTGTTATTACTGGGAGCAATATTTCCTCGTAATTCTACTATCTGTTTTCTTCTCCTTCCCTGTGGGCCGGTGGCTCACGGAAAAGGTGGAGGTCTATCTGGGCCGATACGCCCCCCACGTGTTTCCTCTGTGGGATATGGTATACGGCGCCTCTCTGCTGCTCCTCTTCCTGGCCTCGTCGGCCTTTCTGGTCAAGGGGACCTATAACCCCTTCATCTACTTCAATTTTTAG
- a CDS encoding acyltransferase: protein MARTNEGGRLAYAELLRVVAMLAVIVLHVSGGWLESLPVGTTDWHALNMWDSLCRWCVPVFVMCSGMFLLDPQKALSWPSLFLRYILRMVTALLFWGAAYRLLYELAAGTLSPASLPRALYAVILGNTETHLWYLTMTIGLYLLTPLLRAFVRGAKRSDFHWFFLVYALFMLVIPLFLRLRGSQTVALYANRLYLNFTLGFPPLAFVGYYLAGYYLKTYTLGRLAEGLIYVLGIAGGAFTVLGTSLLSRRAGALDVTLYSYLTPNVCAMAVAVFVLFRYVLGLSDERSRRQRAGRLAGCGFGVYLSHVIFLVLLRHFGLATPPIPTAVAVPLLTLVIFLPSFLLSWLIHKIPVVGRYLT, encoded by the coding sequence ATGGCCCGTACCAATGAGGGCGGGCGCCTTGCCTACGCCGAGCTTCTGCGGGTGGTGGCCATGCTGGCGGTCATCGTCCTGCACGTCTCCGGCGGCTGGCTGGAGTCCCTCCCGGTGGGCACTACGGACTGGCACGCCCTCAACATGTGGGACAGCCTGTGCCGCTGGTGTGTGCCGGTCTTCGTCATGTGCAGCGGCATGTTTCTGCTGGACCCCCAAAAGGCGCTCTCCTGGCCCTCCCTCTTCCTCCGCTACATCCTGCGGATGGTCACGGCCCTGCTCTTCTGGGGCGCCGCTTACCGCCTGCTCTATGAGCTTGCCGCCGGGACTCTGAGCCCCGCCAGTCTGCCCCGCGCCCTCTATGCGGTGATCCTGGGGAACACCGAGACCCACCTGTGGTATCTCACCATGACGATCGGCCTCTATCTCCTCACCCCTTTGCTGCGCGCCTTTGTCCGCGGGGCCAAGCGGAGCGATTTCCACTGGTTCTTTCTGGTGTACGCCCTCTTCATGCTGGTCATCCCCCTTTTCCTCCGTCTCCGTGGGAGCCAGACCGTCGCCCTCTATGCCAACCGGCTCTATCTCAATTTTACCCTGGGCTTTCCGCCCCTGGCCTTTGTGGGGTATTATCTGGCGGGCTACTATCTGAAGACCTATACCCTGGGCCGCCTGGCCGAGGGGCTCATCTACGTGCTGGGCATCGCCGGAGGGGCCTTTACCGTGCTGGGCACCTCCCTCCTCTCCCGGCGCGCCGGCGCTCTGGACGTCACGCTTTACAGCTATCTCACGCCCAACGTCTGCGCCATGGCGGTGGCCGTCTTTGTCCTCTTCCGGTATGTGCTGGGCCTGAGCGACGAGCGCTCCCGCAGGCAGCGGGCCGGCCGGCTGGCCGGATGCGGCTTCGGCGTCTATCTCTCCCATGTGATCTTTCTGGTGTTGCTGCGCCATTTTGGGCTGGCCACGCCGCCCATCCCCACGGCGGTCGCCGTTCCCCTCCTCACCCTGGTCATCTTTCTCCCCAGCTTCCTGCTCTCCTGGCTCATCCACAAAATCCCTGTGGTGGGGCGATATCTCACCTGA
- a CDS encoding VOC family protein encodes MFTFHHFNFNVLDLERSLRFYKDALDLTPVRKKEADDGSFKLVYLGDGATGFQLELTWLRDRTEPYDLGEGEFHLAFSVPDLDAAHKRHAALGCICFENPAMGIYFIEDPDGYWVEIVPERK; translated from the coding sequence ATGTTTACTTTCCATCACTTCAATTTCAATGTTCTGGATTTGGAGCGGAGCCTGCGTTTTTACAAAGACGCGCTGGACCTGACGCCGGTGCGGAAAAAGGAGGCCGACGACGGCTCCTTCAAGCTGGTCTATCTGGGGGACGGCGCCACCGGCTTCCAGCTGGAGCTCACCTGGCTGCGGGACCGCACCGAGCCCTACGACCTTGGAGAGGGCGAGTTCCATCTGGCCTTCTCCGTGCCCGACCTGGACGCCGCCCACAAACGGCACGCGGCCCTGGGCTGTATCTGCTTTGAGAATCCCGCCATGGGTATCTATTTCATAGAAGACCCGGACGGCTATTGGGTTGAGATCGTCCCGGAGAGGAAGTGA
- a CDS encoding MFS transporter — translation MSSALPDARRLDYHYIAMQTGFWAMFAAVCAYQAALLTARGFTNGEAGMLIAVRCLAGIVCQPALGSFADRHPGIPLRRIVSLSLVLSLAASLVFLLFPMGMAGTIAVLVVMGGFEISSYPLMDAMAIQFISLGVPIRYSLGRGIGSFSYAVVCIFLGLQVTRFGVESTLITHALLVALEIALVATYPFCPAGPKVAHEARKPHSVFWLLRQNPAFTVMLLAILLGITGCLPMSNFLVNVVVSRGGTEGSLGAALFLMAAFELPTAFLFQRLYRRLGGGRLLLVSILFCFGKALALFLAPDLFWVFLAQPLQMLGYGLFTPTSVYYVNESVPEEDRIKGQTVMMVASNGLGGVLGSLLAGRALDLGGANLMLAFCMVCCVLAAGLALASLRMSRGTAPVR, via the coding sequence ATGTCCTCCGCCCTGCCCGACGCCCGCCGCCTGGACTACCACTATATCGCCATGCAGACGGGCTTCTGGGCCATGTTTGCCGCCGTCTGCGCCTATCAGGCCGCGCTGCTCACGGCGCGGGGATTCACCAACGGCGAGGCGGGAATGCTCATCGCCGTGCGGTGTCTGGCCGGCATCGTGTGCCAGCCGGCGCTGGGAAGCTTTGCCGACAGGCATCCCGGCATCCCGCTACGGCGCATCGTCAGCCTGTCCCTGGTCCTCAGTCTGGCGGCCAGTCTGGTGTTCCTGCTCTTCCCCATGGGCATGGCGGGCACCATCGCCGTCCTGGTGGTCATGGGTGGCTTTGAGATCTCCTCCTATCCCCTGATGGACGCCATGGCCATCCAGTTCATCAGCTTGGGCGTCCCGATCCGGTACAGTCTGGGCCGGGGCATCGGCTCCTTTTCCTATGCGGTGGTCTGCATTTTCCTGGGGCTCCAGGTCACCCGCTTCGGGGTGGAGTCCACCCTTATCACCCACGCCCTGCTGGTAGCCCTGGAGATCGCCCTGGTCGCCACCTATCCCTTCTGCCCCGCGGGACCCAAGGTTGCCCATGAGGCGCGGAAGCCCCACTCCGTGTTCTGGCTGCTGCGGCAGAATCCCGCCTTCACCGTCATGCTGCTGGCCATCCTTCTGGGCATCACCGGCTGCCTACCCATGTCCAACTTCCTGGTCAACGTGGTGGTGAGCCGCGGGGGCACGGAGGGAAGTCTGGGCGCCGCGCTCTTTCTTATGGCAGCCTTCGAGCTGCCCACCGCCTTTCTTTTTCAGCGCCTCTATCGGAGGCTGGGCGGCGGTCGTCTCCTGCTGGTGAGCATTCTCTTCTGCTTTGGAAAGGCCCTGGCCCTCTTCCTCGCCCCCGACCTCTTCTGGGTGTTTCTCGCCCAGCCCCTTCAAATGCTGGGCTATGGTCTCTTCACCCCCACCTCGGTCTACTATGTCAATGAGTCCGTCCCCGAGGAGGACCGGATAAAGGGGCAGACGGTGATGATGGTGGCCTCCAACGGCCTGGGCGGCGTCCTCGGAAGTCTCCTGGCCGGGAGGGCCCTGGACCTGGGCGGCGCCAACCTGATGCTGGCGTTCTGTATGGTCTGCTGTGTCCTGGCCGCAGGGCTGGCCCTGGCCTCTCTCCGCATGAGCCGGGGAACGGCGCCGGTCCGCTGA
- the sdaAA gene encoding L-serine ammonia-lyase, iron-sulfur-dependent, subunit alpha: MAFVSVESLLRAAGDMPLWEAVLTDDLRDRGGERDASWEKMTRLWRAMVESVEGYDPARRSACNLTGGDARKVETCAVSLAGPVLTEIIATALKVGECNACMGRIVAAPTAGASGVLPAVLLPIRKKYDFSEEKMVKALYVSAGFGQVIATRASIAGAEGGCQAEIGSASAMAAAALVSLLGGTPEQMAAACATALQNLLGLVCDPVAGLVEVPCVKRNVIGAVNALTAAELALAGVENVIPCDEVIDAMRAVGDVMPTALRETGGGGLAATPTGRRIAEELLGP; this comes from the coding sequence ATGGCCTTTGTCTCTGTGGAAAGCCTGCTGCGCGCCGCCGGTGACATGCCCCTGTGGGAGGCCGTCCTCACCGACGATCTCCGGGACCGGGGCGGGGAACGGGACGCCTCCTGGGAAAAAATGACCCGTCTGTGGCGGGCCATGGTGGAGTCCGTGGAGGGCTACGACCCTGCCCGGCGCTCCGCCTGCAACCTCACCGGCGGGGATGCCCGGAAGGTGGAGACCTGCGCCGTCTCGCTGGCGGGGCCGGTGCTCACCGAGATCATCGCCACCGCCCTGAAGGTGGGGGAGTGCAACGCCTGCATGGGCCGCATCGTGGCCGCCCCCACCGCCGGGGCCAGCGGCGTGCTGCCCGCGGTGCTGCTGCCCATCCGGAAAAAATACGACTTCTCCGAGGAGAAGATGGTAAAGGCCCTCTATGTCTCGGCCGGCTTCGGCCAGGTCATCGCCACCCGCGCCTCCATTGCCGGGGCGGAGGGCGGCTGCCAGGCGGAGATCGGCTCGGCCTCCGCCATGGCCGCCGCTGCGCTGGTCTCCCTGCTGGGGGGCACGCCGGAGCAGATGGCCGCCGCCTGCGCCACCGCCCTCCAGAACCTGCTGGGACTGGTGTGCGACCCGGTGGCCGGACTGGTGGAGGTCCCCTGTGTCAAGCGAAACGTCATCGGTGCGGTCAACGCCCTCACCGCCGCAGAACTGGCCCTTGCGGGGGTGGAGAACGTCATCCCCTGCGACGAGGTCATCGACGCCATGCGCGCCGTGGGCGACGTGATGCCCACCGCCCTCCGGGAGACCGGCGGCGGCGGGCTGGCCGCCACCCCCACCGGGCGGAGGATCGCCGAGGAGCTGCTGGGCCCGTAA
- a CDS encoding S-layer homology domain-containing protein, which translates to MRTKRVLSLLLTCAVLCGMLVLPTAADTASTVSTAFTDIADPEVAGAAETLRLLGIVNGTGGTAFTPERTLTRAEFCKMAVELMGNGDQVPAQMNRTIFKDVPATHWARGYIAVATQSTTSGSGENASTTPGIIRGDAYGNFNPDRAITYAEAVTILVRILGYGDSDVGMVWPSGYLAKADELALSDGVRLAAGDTITRGQTALLMENLLFIDTKGSDKEYLTNLACTITDETIVFDVAAIAPDGAAGVKVSEDKVYKTDHAPFSDDLVGRRAKLMLDKDEKIVAVQPSENGTQQVVGILSMAYDSMKVSGGGTVDIDEPEKTEVWQDGKATTYDKVYLSGLAAGTQAVLQYSAAGELEYIFVRTAAGRTDNSTTVVKNKPNYSGNESYAVYKNGIPATTEDIRQYDVTTFDAANNVMYVSDLRITGIYENVYPNRDTPATITVMGHDFTVLPGAASDLRSFEPGDKLTLLLAYNGMVAGAVETSAAKSTTVGTVESIDSSGNATITTLNLLDENGKPLTLTGGTAYTGTRADDMLGQLVSVSSTQKGRLSLTKLTGGGSKSALDVQKRTMGSVKLSDNVKLYEQVNASPLVEIELEDITRATVPAGQITYVHTDYAGNADIVVLNDATGDCYTYGMLKVETTRKPIYGDLENPDTVTGWSTTTHVGIENAENPSPAAGLLTYTNYRDGKPYGVVEGPKRKDGTRTLGTAVELKSVDNVRSDAFDMDEMTLTLPSMVLPIADNVQCYNKATETWFAVGEKASDEDYKNALNLARAYSGTLTVYYDKSPDEGGKVRLVVAG; encoded by the coding sequence ATGAGAACAAAACGAGTTTTGTCGCTGCTGCTCACCTGCGCCGTCCTGTGCGGTATGCTGGTCCTGCCCACAGCGGCAGACACCGCGTCCACAGTTTCCACCGCCTTTACCGACATCGCCGACCCCGAGGTGGCGGGGGCCGCTGAGACCCTGCGGCTCCTGGGTATCGTCAACGGTACCGGCGGCACCGCCTTTACGCCGGAGCGCACCCTCACCCGGGCGGAATTCTGCAAGATGGCGGTGGAGCTCATGGGCAACGGCGACCAGGTGCCGGCCCAGATGAACCGCACCATCTTCAAGGACGTCCCGGCCACCCACTGGGCCAGGGGTTATATCGCCGTGGCCACCCAGAGCACCACCAGCGGCTCCGGGGAGAACGCCTCCACCACTCCGGGCATCATCCGGGGAGACGCCTACGGCAATTTCAATCCGGACCGGGCCATCACCTATGCGGAGGCCGTCACCATTCTGGTGCGCATCCTGGGCTATGGGGACAGCGATGTGGGAATGGTGTGGCCCAGCGGCTATCTGGCCAAGGCCGATGAGCTGGCGCTCTCCGACGGGGTGAGGCTGGCGGCCGGGGATACCATCACCCGGGGCCAGACCGCCCTCCTGATGGAAAATCTGCTGTTCATCGATACCAAGGGCAGCGATAAGGAATACCTCACCAATCTGGCGTGCACCATCACCGATGAGACCATCGTCTTTGATGTGGCGGCGATCGCTCCCGACGGCGCCGCCGGTGTGAAGGTGTCCGAGGATAAGGTGTATAAGACCGACCACGCCCCCTTCTCCGACGACCTGGTGGGCCGCCGGGCCAAGCTGATGCTGGATAAGGACGAGAAGATCGTGGCCGTCCAGCCCTCCGAAAACGGCACCCAGCAGGTGGTGGGCATCCTCTCCATGGCCTACGACAGCATGAAGGTCTCCGGCGGGGGCACCGTGGACATCGATGAGCCGGAAAAGACCGAGGTGTGGCAGGACGGCAAGGCTACCACGTACGACAAGGTGTACCTCAGCGGCCTGGCCGCCGGGACCCAGGCGGTGTTGCAGTACTCCGCCGCAGGAGAGCTGGAATATATCTTTGTGCGCACCGCGGCCGGAAGGACGGACAACTCCACCACGGTGGTGAAGAATAAGCCCAACTATTCCGGAAACGAGTCCTATGCCGTCTATAAAAACGGGATCCCGGCCACCACGGAGGATATCCGCCAGTACGACGTGACGACCTTCGACGCGGCCAACAACGTGATGTACGTCTCCGACCTGCGCATCACCGGTATCTATGAGAACGTCTACCCCAACCGGGATACGCCGGCCACCATTACGGTAATGGGGCATGATTTCACCGTGCTGCCCGGCGCGGCATCCGACCTGCGCTCCTTTGAGCCCGGGGATAAGCTCACCCTTCTGCTGGCCTACAACGGCATGGTGGCCGGTGCGGTGGAGACTTCCGCGGCCAAGTCCACCACCGTGGGCACAGTGGAGAGCATCGACTCCTCCGGCAACGCCACCATCACCACTCTCAATCTTCTGGATGAGAACGGCAAGCCCCTCACCCTGACGGGCGGCACCGCCTACACCGGGACGCGGGCGGACGATATGCTGGGACAACTGGTCAGCGTTTCCTCCACGCAGAAGGGGCGCCTGAGCCTCACCAAGCTCACCGGAGGCGGCTCCAAATCCGCCCTGGATGTGCAGAAACGGACCATGGGTTCGGTAAAGCTCTCCGATAACGTAAAGCTTTACGAGCAGGTGAACGCCAGCCCCCTGGTGGAGATCGAACTGGAGGACATCACCCGCGCCACCGTCCCCGCCGGACAGATCACCTATGTCCACACGGACTACGCGGGCAACGCCGACATCGTGGTGCTCAATGACGCCACCGGAGACTGCTACACCTATGGTATGCTCAAGGTCGAGACCACCAGGAAGCCCATCTACGGCGATCTGGAGAATCCCGATACGGTCACGGGCTGGAGCACCACCACCCATGTGGGGATCGAAAATGCGGAGAACCCGAGCCCCGCCGCCGGTCTGCTCACCTACACGAACTACCGGGACGGAAAGCCCTATGGGGTCGTGGAAGGGCCCAAGCGGAAGGATGGGACCCGGACGCTGGGGACCGCCGTGGAGCTGAAATCCGTGGACAACGTCCGCAGCGACGCCTTTGATATGGACGAGATGACCCTGACGCTGCCCAGCATGGTCCTGCCCATCGCCGACAATGTCCAGTGCTACAATAAGGCCACCGAGACATGGTTTGCCGTGGGGGAGAAGGCCTCGGACGAGGACTATAAGAATGCCCTCAACCTGGCCCGGGCCTATTCCGGCACACTGACCGTTTACTATGACAAATCCCCCGACGAAGGCGGCAAGGTCCGCCTGGTCGTGGCGGGCTGA